A window of the Fulvia fulva chromosome 3, complete sequence genome harbors these coding sequences:
- a CDS encoding MIP18 family protein, giving the protein MDAGKDNANPTILNPDDIPRRTRSTPSTLTKHAMFDTLAPAYPSLTDSDTLNDSLSSSEDESDREEIDEQEVYDLISNITDPEHPLSLGSLGVVNLSDIAIIPPTSPTSRISSVRVLITPTTSACSLTTVIGLGVKVRLVNALPPRIRVDVRIKEGTSSSADEANKQLGDKERVAAAMENRNLVNMVNHMLSSCE; this is encoded by the coding sequence ATGGACGCCGGCAAAGACAACGCCAACCCGACCATCCTCAACCCGGACGACATACCTCGCCGCACGCGGTCCACGCCATCGACGCTGACGAAGCATGCCATGTTCGACACCTTGGCACCGGCTTATCCCAGCCTTACAGACTCCGACACTCTGAACGACAGCCTATCGTCTTCAGAAGATGAGTCGGACCGCGAAGAAATTGACGAGCAAGAGGTCTACGATCTCATCTCCAACATCACCGACCCGGAACACCCGCTCTCCCTCGGCAGCTTGGGCGTGGTGAATCTGTCAGACATTGCCATAATCCCGCCCACCTCGCCAACATCCCGCATCAGCTCCGTGCGCGTGCTCATAACGCCCACAACATCCGCCTGCTCATTGACAACAGTCATTGGCCTGGGAGTCAAAGTCCGCCTAGTCAACGCCCTCCCACCCCGGATTCGCGTAGATGTGCGCATCAAGGAAGGAACCAGTTCTTCGGCAGACGAGGCCAACAAGCAACTTGGCGACAAGGAACGTGTCGCAGCCGCCATGGAGAACCGCAATCTAGTCAACATGGTCAACCACATGCTGTCCTCGTGCGAGTGA